From a single Maylandia zebra isolate NMK-2024a linkage group LG3, Mzebra_GT3a, whole genome shotgun sequence genomic region:
- the LOC101481929 gene encoding thioredoxin, with the protein MVRQVKNLVEFNNILKEAGNKLVVVDFTATWCGPCQRIAPVYEKMAAAPENANVIFLKVDVDAARDVSSSCGIRSMPTFQFYKNGQKLHEFSGADEALLLKKVEELR; encoded by the exons ATGGTTCGTCAAGTGAAGAATCTG GTAGAGTTCAATAACATCCTGAAGGAAGCTGGAAACAAGCTGGTGGTGGTGGACTTCACAGCCACTTGGTGTGGCCCCTGCCAAAGGATTGCCCCAGTGTATGAG AAAATGGCTGCGGCGCCTGAAAATGCCAACGTGATTTTCCTGAAGGTGGACGTGGATGCTGCCCGT GATGTGTCCTCATCCTGTGGAATCAGATCCATGCCCACGTTCCAGTTTTACAAGAATGGCCAAAAG CTCCACGAGTTCTCCGGAGCTGATGAAGCTCTTCTACTTAAAAAAGTAGAAGAGCTGAGATAA